From the genome of Solanum lycopersicum chromosome 7, SLM_r2.1:
CTTTCattaatatgaatttcatcCGTAATTAAGATACATAGTAGAACATTAATTGTATATTACTATTTTCTTCACGCAGgacacaaaatattttaattaaaaaaataaaatcataagaaagtacatcaacatatataaaaaaggaaatatataatACTTAGGACGGACAAAAAGGAGcggataaaaacaaaaaaaaattactgcACATACAAAATGATTTGATGATAATCTCTCATCCTCCTCTTGTCATTTACATGAAGATCATACTAGGTAGTTTATAGAAGTAGCTATGATGACCTTTgagtatataattaatttgcATTAAATTAGTTCAATGATTTTAGTccatattcaaatttatttaatagaaaaaattttcaaatacttctGATTTTTACaatagagtaattaattattaatgtgaatTTGATTCATGCACCAATCTAAAtgagttatttattaaatttttaattatattttataatatttgtttaattattttaatataaggataaaatgataattcaactttgaactTTGAATCTttctacttataataatatgattatataattatttaactcatatatttttacacaatttacaaatatataaagagaaaagggtcaaatatgcccctaaactattcgaaaaggtctagatatacccccgtttaaagtttgaTTCATTTATACCTTctgccgtccaacttttggtttACATATGCCCTTATGGTTGTTAGTAGGTCAACTCGAAATATCCAAATCATTTTACCTTTCCTTGAATGTCAAATGAATTTtccacatcatttttatatattatcacttgacatttatatggAATAGGGTCAATATgccctaaactattcgaaaggtCTAGATGTACtgcgtttaaagtttggtccatttatacaCTCACGTTCAACTTTTAGACTACATATGCTCTTATGGGCATTAgttggtcaactcaaaatatccaactcattttacttttcgaCAAATGAATTTTtcacatcatttatatatattatcacttgacatttatattaaaaaagaaagggGTCACTTATGCCCTAATTATCCGAcccaattttaaaacacatatacgaccgtcttttaaatggttcaattatgccTCTAATCCGACTCATATACGTGGAATTATTCTGTTATTTACATCATCATCGCCTGCTGCAGTTTGCAATTGTGCTTGTAACGTTATAGCGGTGAATTCCTCCGCTCTAGCCCTTGCCTACCAAGCTTGCGCTTCTAGCTCTGCGTTGTCCGAAAATGCTTTTCAAACCTCGACTTCCTTTTCTTTCAGCTGTCGTGCCATTGATTCCTTGGCGGTTCCAATCAAAGCACGATAATGTTCGCcttttaaatggttcaattatgccCTAATCTGACCCATATAGGTTATTTAAAAAAACGAGGTGGCGTCGTATAGATTATTTTAAAAACGGGttgtatatgtgttttaaaattaggtCGGATAGTTAGGGACATAAAAGAtccctttctcttttaatataaatgtcaagtgataatatgTAAAAATGATATGGAAAATTCATTTggcatttaaaaaaaagtaatatgaaTTTGATATTTCGAGTTGACCAACTAACGCCCATGAGTGCATATATAGACCAAAAGTTGAAAGGCGATGATATaaatgaaccaaactttaaacggagatATATCTAGActtttttgaatagtttaggaTTACATTTGATCTTTTTCCCTCGAATATAAATATCAagtgataatatataaaaatgacgTGAAAATCTATTTTGCATTTAAATAGaagtaaaatgagttgaatGTTTCGAGTTGATCAACTAACATCCAAAAGGGTACATGTAGAGTATGTAGATCAAAAGTTGAACGACAAAGATATATATAGACCAAACattaaatgaaatatatcttggccttttcaaataatttagggaaatatataaattttgagttCAGTATGTTTCTCTTTCCCATCTTATGTATAGCTTTTGACTTCTTTAAAAAACAAGGaatgaaacaaaacaaaaagagatTTGTGctgaaagaatgaagaaaaatgtCAAAGAGTAGAGTTGTTCGTACTATTTTTATCTAcaaaggttgcaactttttgACATTTGGTAAGCAAattcttcataattcatcatatttgAATTGGTTTTTTGTTTTCTCGTTTTAATTTTGCAATTGAAAGCTGATTCTACTCAATACTGATCTATTTTCCCTTGTAATTTATCAATCTCTACTCATATAGCTGACACCCAATTCAAGATTTTTGATTCCCGGTGAAATTAGTTGTTGAATTTGAGATTTCTGGGCTAAAATGTTGTTTTCGTTCTTGAAATGAAGTTGGGgttcttcttttttgttgtgATGACTGTAATTTTGATCTCTCTTGGTTTTTGTTGAACCCATAAGAGGTGGTTTGCTTTTGAGAATCATAAATTTAGGATCTTTTTAGTGGGTTTAGAGTATTGTTATGGAGATTATTGCAGCAAAGCCATTGAATAACATATGGATTAGGAGACAGCAATGCCCTTGTGGAGATTGGAAGTGTTACATTAAAGCTGATGGAGATGATCACATAGCAAATGTTTCTCAAATGACAAAGAGTGAAACAGCATCGTCTTCGTCCCAAGATGTTGTCTTTACTCCATACGTTGGGCAGATATTTAAAAGTGATGACGAAGCATTTGAATATTACAGCAACTTTGCTAGGAAGAATGGGTTTTCTATTAGGAAAGCACGCTCAACGGAAAGCCAAAATTTGGGGATTTATAGAAGGGATTTTGTGTGTTACCGATCTGGATTCAATCAACCAAGGAAGAAGGCTAATGTGGAACATCCTAGGGATAGGAAATCAGTAAGGTGTGGATGTGATGCGAAGCTGTACTTGACAAAAGAAATTGTTGATGGTGTAGCACAATGGTATGTTTCTCAGTTTAGTAATGTTCATAATCATGAATTACTGGAAGATGATCAAGTTCGACTACTTCCTGCTTACCGAAAAATCCAAGAGGCTGACCAGGAACGGATTCTTTTGCTTTCTAAAGCTGGGTTTCCTGTCAATCGGATAGTGAAAGTGCTGGAATTAGAAAAAGGAGTTCAACCGGGGCAGTTGCCTTTTATAGAAAAAGATGTCAGAAATTTTGTCAGGACGTGTAAGAAAACTGTTCAGGAGAATGATGCTTTGATCacagagaaaagagaaaatgatCTTTTGGAGCTTCTTGAGGCTTGCAAAGCATCAGAACAAAAGGATGAGGGTTTTGTTTACAGCTTTACTACTGATGAAAATGGCAGAGTGGAAAACATCGCATGGTCATATGGACACTCACTTCAAGCATATTCGTTTTTTGGTGATGCTGTCATTTTTGACACTACATACCGCTCTATCACGTATAATATGCTATTTGGTGTTTGGTTTGGAATTGACAATCATGGGAATGCACTTTTTCTTGGATGTGTTCTGCTGCAAGATGAGACATCACAATCATTCTCTTGGGCCTTACAGGTTAGGACAAGAAAGCTtcagtgtttttttttctattttttgcaTCCATAATCACATTTATCTTAATGGTTGGTATTTCCTTTATGCAGTCTTTTGTTCGATTCATGAGAGGGAGGCAGCCTCAGACGATCGTGACTGATATAGATTCAGGGCTAAGAGATGCTATAGCAAGCGAGATGCCTACCACTAAGCATGTTATATGTATATGGCAAGTTCTCTCAAAATTATCTAGTTGGTTCTCCTTGCCTCTTGGATTACAGTATCCAGATTTTAAATCTGAGTTTGATATGTTATGTCGACTGGAAAATGTAGAGGACTTTGAGCATCAATGGAATCAACTGGTTGCTCGGTTTGGACTTGGTTCAGATAAGCACATCGCTCTTCTTCTCTCTTATCGAGCATCCTGGCAAATTTCTTACATGCGGAACTTTTTCCTGGCTCGAACAATGAGCATTGAGTATTGGAAATTGGTAGAGACATTCATGAAGAATATCCTGAGCCCTCAATCAAGCTTACTATTATTCTTTGAGCAGGTACAGAACAGTTATAACTACTTGGGCTTTGCTTTTATTGACATGTCTAGTACatgatttgattaaaaattctGCACATTTTAAACCACCACAGGTTGGTTTGGCGTGCAACTTTGGgaatcacaagaaggaaaagcAACTTTATATGCCTGCTAAGACTTGCCTGCCTCTTGAAGAACATGCAAGGAGTATTCTTACGCCTTATGCCTTCAATATCATGCAGCATGAGGTTATGCTGTCTATGCAATATGCAATAACAGAAATGGCTAATAGTACATATCTTGTGAGGCATTACAAGAAAATGGAAGCAGAGTGTCTTGTTATTTGGATTCCTGAAGATGAGCAAGTTCACTGCTCTTGTAAGGAATTTGAGCACTCTGGCATTTTGTGCCGCCATTCGATTCGAGTGCTAGTATCTAAAAACTACTTTCAAGTcccagaaaaatattttccactcAGATGGAGACCAGAGAGTTCCTTAGCTCCCCTGGATGATTCAGTCATTCAAAGTAGTGGTAATAAGTATTCTCAAGTATTCCATGCTCTTAGTGGAAGTCTATATTCAGAATCATTTATCTCTAAGCAgcgttttaattatgttaatagaGAGCTCAAACAGATCCTTGAGCATGTACAGAAAATGCCTACTGTAGATGAAGTTGCTGCGAGTTCAGCACCTATCAGTGTTAGTGAACTCTAGCACTTATGATGTTTTGCCTAGTGGCTTATTTAGCAACATTAGGGAACTAAATCTTTTGCGAAGGTACATTTGAGAAAGAACTTAGGTATGAATGTAGTGCAAGAATTTATTTACTTTGTAGAGCAAAAAAGTTACAGTATCAACGTGGAACCACAGAGAgtaattaaaaaacattttttcttaattttttgcaGGCTTccttttgaatattttgtttctctttGCTTTCTATAGAGTTGACTAATATGGCTGAATAGAAATGCATGAGAGTC
Proteins encoded in this window:
- the LOC101258767 gene encoding putative protein FAR1-RELATED SEQUENCE 10; amino-acid sequence: MEIIAAKPLNNIWIRRQQCPCGDWKCYIKADGDDHIANVSQMTKSETASSSSQDVVFTPYVGQIFKSDDEAFEYYSNFARKNGFSIRKARSTESQNLGIYRRDFVCYRSGFNQPRKKANVEHPRDRKSVRCGCDAKLYLTKEIVDGVAQWYVSQFSNVHNHELLEDDQVRLLPAYRKIQEADQERILLLSKAGFPVNRIVKVLELEKGVQPGQLPFIEKDVRNFVRTCKKTVQENDALITEKRENDLLELLEACKASEQKDEGFVYSFTTDENGRVENIAWSYGHSLQAYSFFGDAVIFDTTYRSITYNMLFGVWFGIDNHGNALFLGCVLLQDETSQSFSWALQSFVRFMRGRQPQTIVTDIDSGLRDAIASEMPTTKHVICIWQVLSKLSSWFSLPLGLQYPDFKSEFDMLCRLENVEDFEHQWNQLVARFGLGSDKHIALLLSYRASWQISYMRNFFLARTMSIEYWKLVETFMKNILSPQSSLLLFFEQVGLACNFGNHKKEKQLYMPAKTCLPLEEHARSILTPYAFNIMQHEVMLSMQYAITEMANSTYLVRHYKKMEAECLVIWIPEDEQVHCSCKEFEHSGILCRHSIRVLVSKNYFQVPEKYFPLRWRPESSLAPLDDSVIQSSGNKYSQVFHALSGSLYSESFISKQRFNYVNRELKQILEHVQKMPTVDEVAASSAPISVSEL